One window from the genome of Cricetulus griseus strain 17A/GY chromosome 2, alternate assembly CriGri-PICRH-1.0, whole genome shotgun sequence encodes:
- the LOC100768611 gene encoding olfactory receptor 12, with translation MATPIHRNGSLSAVSLQGFVLVGFGGGAETQALLFAVFLALYVVTVLGNLTMIVVITLDARLHSPMYFFLKNLSFVDLCYSSVIAPKAMAIFLSSSKVISFAGCATQFFFFSLLVTTEGFLLAVMAYDRFMAICSPLRYPVTMCPMTCARLVLGTYCGGCLNSIVQTSLTFQLPFCSSNRIDHFYCDVPPLLQLACANTTLNELVMFGICGLIIVSTTLVVLISYGYITATILRMRSGSGRHKVFSTCGSHMTAVSLFYGTVFVMYAQPGAVASMEQGKVVSVFYTLVIPMLNPLIYSLRNKDVKDALRRLGQRHSLMKEGGQ, from the coding sequence ATGGCCACACCCATCCACAGAAATGGAAGTCTCTCAGCAGTGTCCTTGCAGGGATTTGTGCTGGTGGGATTTGGGGGAGGTGCAGAGACCCAGGCCCTGCTCTTCGCTGTCTTCCTGGCCCTGTACGTGGTGACTGTCCTGGGCAACCTCACCATGATCGTGGTCATCACCCTGGATGCCCGCCTGCActcccccatgtacttcttccttaAGAACCTGTCCTTTGTCGACCTCTGCTATTCCTCTGTCATTGCCCCTAAAGCCATGGCCatattcctttcctcctctaaggTCATCAGCTTTGCGGGATGTGCCACTcagttcttctttttttcccttctggttACTACCGAAGGCTTCCTCTTAGCAGTAATGGCTTATGACCGTTTCATGGCCATCTGCAGTCCCCTGAGGTACCCTGTGACCATGTGCCCCATGACCTGTGCCCGTCTGGTTCTGGGTACCTACTGTGGAGGCTGCCTGAACTCCATTGTACAGACCAGCCTCACATTCCAGCTGCCCTTCTGCAGCTCCAACCGTATTGACCACTTCTACTGTGACGTGCCCCCGCTGCTCCAGCTGGCCTGTGCTAACACAACCCTCAATGAGCTTGTCATGTTTGGCATCTGTGGGCTCATCATTGTGTCTACCACTCTCGTGGTCCTCATCTCCTATGGCTACATCACAGCAACCATTCTCCGAATGCGCTCAGGGTCAGGGCGGCACAAAgtcttctcaacctgtggttcacaCATGACAGCTGTGTCCTTGTTTTACGGAACTGTATTTGTCATGTATGCACAGCCAGGAGCAGTAGCCTCCATGGAGCAGGGGAAAGTAGTCTCTGTCTTCTACACCCTGGTCATCCCCATGCTCAACCCCCTCATCTACAGTCTGCGCAACAAAGATGTGAAGGATGCCCTGAGGAGGTTGGGACAGAGACACAGCCTTATGAAGGAGGGTGGGCAGTGA